The DNA window TTGGTGACCACCCCGGCCCCCACGGTCCTGCCACCCTCCCGGATGGCAAACCTGAGACCCTCCTCCAACGCCACCGGCTTGATCAGCTCCACCACAAACGTCACGTTGTCCCCAGGCATCACCATCTCCACCCCCTGGGGCAACTCCACCACCCCCGTCACATCCGTCGTCCGAAAGTAAAACTGCGGCCGGTACCCCGTGAAAAACCCCGTGTGCCGCCCACCCTCCTCCTTCCGCAACACATACACCGAAGCCTCAAACCTCGTGTGCGGCGTAATGCTCCCAGGCTTCGCCAAAACCTGCCCCCGCTCCACCTCCTCCCGCCCTACGCCCCGCAGCAGCACCCCCACGTTGTCCCCAGCCAGCCCCTCCGACAGCGTCTTCCGGTGCATCTCCACCCCAGTCACCACCGTCCGCCGCGTCTCCGGAGCCAAACCCACAATCTCCACCTCGTCCCCAACCTTCACCTTCCCCCGCTCAATCCGCCCCGTCGCTACCGTACCCCGCCCAGTAATCGTAAACACGTCCTCCACCGGCATCAAAAAAGGCTTGTCCACGTCCCGCACCGGCGTGGGTATGTACTCGTCCACCGCGTCCAACAGCTCCCAAATCCGGTCCACCCACTCGTTCTCCCCACGCCGCGTCTTCGGGTTCTTGTGCATGTGCTCCAGCGCCAACAACGCGCTCCCGCGCACCACCGGCACCTCGTCCCCAGGAAACTCGTACTGGTTCAAAAGATCCCGAACCTCCATCTCCACCAAATCCAACAGC is part of the Thermus thermamylovorans genome and encodes:
- the tuf gene encoding elongation factor Tu, which produces MAKGEFVRTKPHVNVGTIGHVDHGKTTLTAALTFVAAAENPNVEVKDYGEIDKAPEERARGITINTAHVEYETAKRHYSHVDCPGHADYIKNMITGAAQMDGAILVVSAADGPMPQTREHILLARQVGVPYIVVFMNKVDMVDDPELLDLVEMEVRDLLNQYEFPGDEVPVVRGSALLALEHMHKNPKTRRGENEWVDRIWELLDAVDEYIPTPVRDVDKPFLMPVEDVFTITGRGTVATGRIERGKVKVGDEVEIVGLAPETRRTVVTGVEMHRKTLSEGLAGDNVGVLLRGVGREEVERGQVLAKPGSITPHTRFEASVYVLRKEEGGRHTGFFTGYRPQFYFRTTDVTGVVELPQGVEMVMPGDNVTFVVELIKPVALEEGLRFAIREGGRTVGAGVVT